A single genomic interval of Dromiciops gliroides isolate mDroGli1 chromosome 1, mDroGli1.pri, whole genome shotgun sequence harbors:
- the LOC122736206 gene encoding small nuclear ribonucleoprotein Sm D2-like translates to MSLLNKPKSKMTPEELQKREEEEFNTRPLSVLTQSVKNNTQVLINCRNNKKLLGRVKAFDRHCNMVLENVKEMWTEVPKSGKGKKKSKPVNKDRYISKMFLRGNSVIVVLRKPFIAGK, encoded by the coding sequence ATGAGTCTCTTAAACAAGCCCAAGAGCAAGATGACCCCTGAGGAACTACAGAAGCGGGAAGAGGAGGAATTCAATACCAGGCCCCTGTCGGTGCTCACACAGTCAGTGAAGAACAACACTCAGGTTCTTATCAACTGCCGCAACAACAAGAAGCTGCTGGGCCGAGTGAAGGCCTTTGACAGACACTGCAACATGGTCCTGGAGAATGTGAAGGAGATGTGGACAGAGGTACCCAAGAGTGGCAAAGGCAAGAAGAAGTCCAAGCCAGTGAACAAAGACCGTTACATTTCCAAGATGTTCCTGAGAGGGAATTCAGTCATTGTGGTCCTCAGGAAACCATTCATTGCTGGCAAGTAG